In bacterium, one genomic interval encodes:
- a CDS encoding serine hydrolase domain-containing protein: MKLSKGARALLVLFYLVPLFGCGSGEGSLSPELEASLREIVEQKKAEFGIPGVMAGVWIPGEGELIIENGLSDIASGTPIQREDHFRIGSITKSFTVTVILQLAEEGRLSLSDPVEQYLPGIENGTATLAQLADMTSGIFNYTEDAGFVAEFVADFLRKWQAQELIDVADSNAPYFPPGENWHYSNTNTVILGVIVEQVTGRPVGQEIQERILNPLGLNGTLYPTGPDLPSPFVHGYGFDPLEDLSFADPSSSAGSGAMISTLDDLRKWGEGLGTGATLSPATFSQRLDSLRPIVFSPCADNDPQRPKRECPEYDRYGQGMGELNGWIGHTGEFVGYTMLVMYEPNRGSVVVILANIFGVGEHVPTKIFREFAAILPQ, encoded by the coding sequence ATGAAATTGTCCAAAGGCGCTAGGGCCCTCCTCGTTCTTTTCTATCTAGTTCCACTCTTCGGTTGCGGCTCGGGCGAGGGCTCGCTCAGCCCCGAGCTGGAAGCCTCCTTGCGAGAGATCGTCGAGCAGAAAAAAGCCGAATTCGGGATCCCCGGCGTCATGGCCGGCGTTTGGATCCCCGGCGAGGGCGAGCTCATCATCGAAAACGGCCTCTCCGACATCGCCAGCGGAACGCCGATTCAACGGGAGGATCACTTCCGGATCGGCAGCATCACCAAGTCTTTCACCGTCACGGTCATCCTTCAGCTCGCCGAGGAGGGCCGGCTCAGCCTCAGCGATCCGGTCGAGCAATACCTTCCCGGAATTGAAAATGGCACTGCCACCCTGGCCCAGCTTGCCGACATGACCAGCGGCATCTTCAACTACACCGAGGACGCCGGATTCGTCGCCGAGTTCGTCGCGGATTTCCTCCGCAAGTGGCAGGCCCAGGAGCTGATCGACGTCGCCGATTCCAATGCTCCTTATTTTCCGCCGGGCGAAAATTGGCATTATTCCAACACCAATACCGTCATTTTGGGCGTGATCGTCGAGCAGGTGACCGGCCGGCCGGTTGGGCAAGAGATCCAGGAAAGGATTTTGAACCCCCTCGGTTTGAACGGCACCCTATATCCCACCGGCCCCGATCTTCCGAGCCCCTTCGTTCACGGCTATGGCTTCGATCCCTTGGAGGACCTCAGCTTCGCCGATCCTTCCTCCTCCGCCGGCTCGGGCGCGATGATCTCCACCCTGGACGATCTGCGGAAATGGGGCGAAGGCTTGGGGACCGGCGCTACCTTGAGCCCGGCCACCTTTAGTCAGCGCCTCGACAGCCTTCGGCCGATCGTTTTCAGCCCTTGCGCCGACAATGATCCGCAGCGGCCGAAAAGAGAATGTCCTGAATACGACCGATACGGCCAGGGAATGGGCGAGCTGAACGGATGGATCGGCCACACCGGCGAGTTCGTCGGCTATACCATGCTGGTCATGTACGAGCCGAACCGCGGCTCAGTGGTGGTGATTTTGGCCAATATCTTCGGCGTCGGCGAGCATGTGCCGACCAAGATCTTCCGAGAATTCGCCGCGATCTTGCCTCAATAG
- a CDS encoding efflux RND transporter periplasmic adaptor subunit, whose translation MSKFPPGLLVCLLLLPLTLGCERSARRSEGPGSGSLDFTSQVGEAPARRGPDFLKINGVFVPTRRIKIKSEFSGRVENLTVAKGTLVARQNPLFRIEDDQLFDQLAFLRSQLQSAEMQLERIGALANFEGPVEEIQEESMVEVEAEAPIEEVVAYREPTFTRLASEVEFTSADAGGIWPAVDPRVIARSHDAPDAGGIWPSYGVREMVNGEGPLSDWSAYFAAASVPMPASSTEFTRVQYEILTQPRRVELPSEAAVPAMPVASDAESRLALYQAQVDLMRATIAAMENELVRREVSSPLDGRIQEVVVSEGSEVQAGDFLVEIYQVNPIEFSFQIPKDQVDFLELGMKVKGQLSDPPILAFEGEISYIGAELNADNETVEVRARIDNADDALKVGSKGSAEIDLGSSVAAQAP comes from the coding sequence ATGAGCAAGTTTCCACCCGGCTTGCTGGTTTGCCTTCTCCTGCTGCCTTTGACGCTGGGCTGTGAAAGGTCGGCCCGGCGAAGCGAAGGGCCCGGCTCGGGGAGCTTGGACTTTACTTCCCAGGTGGGCGAGGCGCCCGCCCGCCGCGGTCCCGACTTCCTTAAAATCAATGGGGTTTTCGTCCCGACCCGGCGAATCAAGATCAAAAGCGAGTTCAGCGGAAGAGTGGAAAACCTCACAGTCGCCAAAGGAACCCTCGTCGCCAGGCAGAACCCGCTATTTAGGATCGAGGACGACCAGCTTTTCGATCAACTGGCCTTTCTGCGCTCCCAGTTGCAGTCCGCCGAGATGCAACTCGAGCGGATCGGAGCTTTGGCCAACTTCGAGGGGCCGGTGGAGGAAATCCAAGAGGAATCCATGGTCGAGGTGGAGGCCGAAGCCCCGATCGAAGAAGTGGTGGCGTATCGGGAGCCCACCTTCACCCGACTGGCTTCGGAAGTCGAATTCACTTCGGCCGACGCCGGCGGCATTTGGCCGGCGGTCGATCCGAGAGTGATTGCGAGGTCCCATGACGCTCCGGATGCCGGAGGGATTTGGCCCTCCTACGGCGTACGGGAAATGGTGAACGGGGAAGGGCCCCTCTCGGATTGGTCGGCCTATTTCGCGGCCGCCTCGGTGCCGATGCCCGCCAGCAGCACCGAATTCACTCGAGTGCAATACGAGATACTCACCCAGCCGCGGAGGGTCGAGCTCCCGAGCGAAGCGGCAGTCCCGGCCATGCCGGTGGCCTCGGACGCCGAAAGCCGCCTCGCTTTGTATCAAGCCCAGGTCGATTTGATGAGGGCGACCATCGCCGCGATGGAAAATGAACTGGTGAGGAGGGAAGTTTCCTCGCCTTTGGATGGGCGGATTCAAGAGGTGGTGGTTTCCGAGGGCAGCGAGGTCCAGGCCGGCGATTTTCTCGTGGAAATTTATCAAGTGAATCCGATCGAGTTCAGCTTTCAAATTCCCAAGGATCAGGTCGACTTTTTGGAGCTGGGGATGAAGGTCAAGGGCCAGCTCTCGGATCCGCCGATCCTGGCCTTCGAGGGGGAAATTTCATACATCGGAGCCGAGCTCAATGCCGACAATGAAACCGTCGAAGTCCGGGCTCGGATCGACAACGCCGACGATGCGCTCAAGGTCGGTTCGAAAGGCAGCGCCGAGATCGATCTAGGATCGAGCGTGGCGGCGCAAGCTCCCTGA
- a CDS encoding response regulator transcription factor, translated as MLTSTEQERVQGDIVRATHEAVDLADFSAQVLPLLDRLFDTSTSLLYWCNEDRQIVPLAGGMVESVPFYSQNYFGIDLLQENLLRFNPWILHGASMPKWKEYLSSPAYNECATRNSIDNFLHLRISDCEMYEPGMVGIMVARTFRQPDFSERERLLMANFMPAFETFAGRNFRLEERLKSQPFLETLFEYSRQPIVAFDSRGAFFWASKRADELFQITQLGKKRVPEALRKAAAGLAKLLGKNPNSTIPATTLEIPRKDGDPILVDLRLARNRNGAYFIVAEAEDPGVSPHLMEIAVSHRLTKTETQVLKFIALGLTDRQIGRRLFVSASTIHSHVNHILAKLDVSSRIQAALIAHGRKCPQDG; from the coding sequence GTGCTGACATCCACCGAACAAGAGAGAGTGCAGGGAGACATCGTTCGCGCCACCCATGAGGCGGTGGACCTCGCCGATTTCAGCGCTCAGGTATTGCCGCTCCTCGACCGGCTTTTCGACACCAGCACTTCCCTGCTCTATTGGTGCAATGAAGACCGCCAAATCGTCCCCTTGGCCGGCGGAATGGTGGAAAGCGTCCCCTTTTACTCCCAAAATTATTTCGGCATCGACCTGCTCCAAGAGAACTTGCTGCGCTTCAACCCATGGATCCTGCATGGCGCCAGCATGCCCAAGTGGAAGGAATACCTTTCCAGCCCCGCCTACAACGAGTGCGCCACCCGCAATTCCATCGATAACTTCCTGCACCTGCGGATCAGCGATTGCGAGATGTACGAGCCGGGCATGGTCGGAATCATGGTCGCCCGAACCTTTCGGCAGCCGGATTTCAGCGAGCGCGAGCGGCTCCTCATGGCGAACTTCATGCCGGCCTTCGAAACCTTCGCTGGCCGCAATTTCCGGCTCGAAGAACGGCTGAAATCCCAGCCCTTCCTCGAGACTCTCTTCGAATACAGCCGACAGCCTATCGTGGCCTTCGATTCGCGAGGTGCATTCTTTTGGGCTTCAAAACGAGCCGACGAGCTGTTCCAGATCACCCAGCTTGGAAAGAAAAGGGTCCCCGAGGCCTTAAGGAAGGCCGCAGCCGGGTTGGCGAAGCTCCTGGGCAAGAACCCCAACTCGACCATACCCGCGACGACGCTGGAAATTCCCCGCAAGGATGGAGATCCCATCCTTGTCGACTTGCGCCTGGCCCGCAACCGAAACGGCGCCTACTTCATCGTGGCCGAAGCGGAGGATCCCGGCGTCTCGCCGCACTTGATGGAGATCGCCGTCAGCCATCGATTGACGAAGACCGAAACCCAAGTGCTTAAATTCATCGCCCTGGGCCTGACCGACCGCCAGATCGGGCGGCGCTTATTCGTCAGCGCCTCGACGATCCATTCCCACGTGAACCACATCCTCGCGAAATTGGACGTCAGCTCCCGGATCCAAGCCGCGTTGATCGCCCACGGTCGAAAATGTCCACAAGACGGGTGA
- a CDS encoding nuclear transport factor 2 family protein, giving the protein MSCTKRSLFAFSILGLFVLACSAASAGPLYDDQCYPAVTNTEGMNPFDRLEAVEEIKKTKARYFRCMDNKDWDCFQDTMTDDIDFNVSGALYALDESGNAHKSGDVVIDPNQIDQSFWQVNGAVNVRFWEAGALTGAQTMHQGHMPEVTLTSPDTAVACFTLTHHLRFPMFNPFAGTPLESFLPSQPPHPELFGYGFYREEYERGNDGKWRISHLRFHTFRVDITYQR; this is encoded by the coding sequence ATGAGCTGTACCAAACGCTCGCTTTTCGCATTTTCCATCCTTGGACTCTTCGTCCTGGCCTGCTCGGCGGCCAGCGCCGGCCCGCTTTACGACGACCAGTGCTATCCGGCCGTGACCAACACCGAAGGAATGAATCCCTTCGACAGGCTTGAGGCGGTCGAAGAGATCAAGAAAACCAAGGCCCGGTACTTCCGTTGCATGGATAACAAGGACTGGGATTGTTTCCAAGACACCATGACCGACGATATCGACTTCAACGTCAGTGGCGCGCTCTATGCGCTGGATGAAAGCGGCAATGCCCACAAGAGCGGGGATGTCGTCATCGACCCCAATCAAATCGACCAGAGCTTCTGGCAGGTGAACGGGGCGGTCAACGTCCGCTTCTGGGAGGCTGGGGCCCTGACCGGCGCCCAAACCATGCACCAAGGGCACATGCCAGAGGTCACCCTGACCTCGCCGGATACGGCGGTGGCCTGCTTCACCCTGACCCACCACCTGCGATTCCCGATGTTCAACCCCTTCGCCGGCACTCCGCTCGAATCCTTCCTGCCTTCCCAGCCACCTCATCCCGAGCTCTTCGGCTACGGTTTTTACCGGGAGGAGTATGAGAGGGGCAACGACGGCAAATGGCGCATCAGTCATCTCCGTTTCCATACTTTCCGGGTCGACATCACGTACCAGCGTTAG